The Winogradskyella schleiferi genome contains the following window.
GAGCGAAAAATCAACTCTCGCCTTAGTTAGAGAAATAAACACTAAAACAAAATCTCTCTAATTTTTACAGATATATTATTCTATATCTTCTCCCATTGACCATTTTAGTGGAGTGTTAGAATTTGCAGGAGATACTCTTATATAGCCTTGCATTTCTTGGTGCAGTGCAGAACAGAAATCAGTACAATAGAACGGCCATACACCAACTTTTGTAGGTTCCCAAACCGAAGTTTTAGTTTGTCCTGGCATTATGAGCAATTCGGATGTATTCTGACCGAGTACTGCAAAACCATGAGGGACATCAAAATCTTGTTCTAGATTAGTGACGTGGAAATATACTTTGTCTCCCAATTTCACACCCTCAATATTATCTGGTGTAAAGTGACTTCTAATAGTTGTCATGTAAATATGAACTTCATTCCCCTTTCTCACCACCTTAGCATCCGCATCAGAAAAAGCAGCATAAGGGTGTTTGTTGTCTTCTAAGTTGTAGATTTTCTGGGAACGTTCCTTAACTAGATCGGCTTCCATCGCAGCTGCATAATGAGGTTCTCCATGCGTTGGGAAATCTAAAAGTAATTCCATTTTATCTCCAGAAATATCATAAAGTTGAGCAGAGTGCTCCATTTCTGGACCAGTTGGTAAGTATCTGTCCTTTGTGATTTTATTCATTGCGAACATGTATTTACCTTGTGGTTTTCTTGAATTTCCTCCAGGAATAGTTAAGTGACCAACTGAGTAATATGTAGGTTTTCTGTCGATAACTTCCCAAGTTCCTAATTTCCATTTTACAACTTCTGAAGAAATAAAGAAAGTAGTATAAGCATTTCCTTCAGCATCAAATTCTGTATGTAAAGGGCCTAATCCTGGTTGCTCAACAGAACCTGCTAATACATCCTCGAATTTTAAAATTGGAATACCATAAGCTTCACCATCAAATTTTTTGCCTTCAATAGCAGCTAACATTTTTGTAAATGAATGTACGGTTAAGTTAGCAGATAATTTACCGTTACCAACAATATACTCACCAGAAGGATCAACATCACAACCATGAGGGGATTTTGGAGTTGGTAAGAAATAAACTGCTCCAGGAACTTCAGAAGGATTAACCACACGTACTTCTTTTTTCATTGTAGAAGTTGCGGTATGTGTATGTTCATCATATACGTTATGTGCATAATCAGCTGGCATCATTGTACCACCACCATTATTTACGTACTCTTCAATTTTTTTCCAGTTGACTGCTGCAATAAAATCTTTGTCGTTTTGAGAAGCGTTAACCTCTAATAAGGTGCTTGCTTCTTCCGTGTTGTAAGTAGTGAAGAAGAACCAACCATGAGATTTTCCACGTCCAGGATGTGATAAGTCATAGTTAAAACCAGGCATTAAAACTTGGAATTTAATATCCATATTACCTGTTTCTGGAGCTACACTTATAAATGATAAAGCACCTTGAAAATTACCTTTGTAATCTTTAATTGCCATATCACGTTGTGGTATTGGCACTGAAAAACGAGTTCCTGCAACAACATACTCAGTATTCTCAGTTACAAATGAAGAACTGTGGTTACCTGCACTGTTTGGCACCTCAATAATTTCAGTGGTTTCAAATGTTTTTAAATCGATTTTTGCAATTCTAGGTGTATTGTTTTCATTTATAAAAATAAAACGACCATCAATTTCACCATTAGTCTGTGAAATATCCGGATGGTGAGAATCTCCCCAAGGAATAAATCCATGAGAGGTGTTTAACATTGGTTTTGTTTCTTCAGAATACCCATAACCAGATGTTGGAAACTGTGAGAATACAGGGATTTCCTTAAACATTCTACCAGATGGTAAGCCGTAAACCGTTAAGTTTCCACTATAACCACCAGAGATAAAAGCATAGTGAGAGTCGTGCTCACCAGGAGCGACGTACACTTTTTCAGCTATATTACTTGATAAGGCACCAGATTTTCCATTGGACTTACCAGAATTATTACAACTCGTAAATGCGGCAAAAACCGCTACTATTGCAAGTGTTGATTTTAATATGTTTTTCATTGTTATATATATTTAAATAGTGTTTATAGTTATTCTGTAGGTGGTAATAAAACTTTATCGATTACGTGAACGATTCCATTACCTGCGTTAATACTAGCAAGAATTTTTGCCCCTCCAATCATAGGTTCGCCATCAACAACTTCTACTTTTACATATCCGTTGTTGGCCTGACCTAGTTTTTTAAATTTCTTTAAAAAATCTTGGGAATAGTTCCCAGGAGTCACATGATACTTTAAGATATTAGCTAAAGCATCTTTGTTTTCAGGTTTCAATAAATTTTCTACTGTCCCTTCTGGCAATGCGGCAAAAGCCTCATTTGTTGGTGCGAAAACCATTAATGGTCCTGCATTTACCAATGCATTTTCTAATTGAGCAGCTTGTACTGCAGCAACCAAAGTAGTGTGATCTATAGATCCAATAGCAATACTTAATACAGTTGTACTTTCATCACCTTCAATAAAAGCTTGACCAGTCCGTTCTGTTGATTCTGTTTCTGTTTTTACGTCAGTGGTTGTTGTAGCGTTTTTGTTCTCATCTTTACATGAGCAGAAAAAAACTGCGATTGCAAAAAATAAGAACAGGTTTTTGATTAGTTTCATAGGAAATTATTTTAAGGTTCTAAAATATTCTAATACTGCTCTGGCATCTTCTTCTGAAAGCCCTTGATTTGCCATAGGTGCACCATTAAATTCCATTAATAAATCTTTTGCTAATGGATCTTCTTTGACCATAACTTCTGGATTTAATATCATATTCATAACCCATTCCGGTGTTCTTCTTTCTAAAATACCTGTTGGCGCAGGACCAATAAATTTCTTGTCCGCTTTGTGGCATGCTGTACACATTTTGTTGTAAATCTCAAGCCCATTAGCAGCCATATCCTGGTCAATATTTGCAGGTAAGGTTAAAGAGGTAACTGGACCGACTCCTTTGTTAGAAAGTGCTACGCGTTGCGAAGCTGGTATTTTCTTTTCTGTTTTGACAGGTTCTTTTTTACCGTAAGGAGAGTCCTCATTCTTTTTGTCATTTCCACCACAACTAACTAAAGTTGCAATAGCGATAATAGATAATAGTTTTAGTGATTTTCTCATATTTTTAGATTTGATTTTAACGTATGAAATAATGTTTCTTTAATTTTCAACAAATTTATAGACGAGAACATGAAAAAAATATGATAAATATCATATTTAGGATAAATTTATCCTATTTAAGGAGATAATGGTTTTTGTCTAGAATTTTTACTGGAAAGATTGTTAGTATTAAAACAAATTGAAGCTTATAGCATTGCGGGTTTTGCGTAAATAGCGTTGTAAAAAATTTATCAATACCAATAGACCAAGAAGCCCTCTAAAAAAATTAAAGAAAAAATTGAAATAAAAATTTAAAAGGTAGATACAATAAACAATGTTTTAGGTCTTGCCAATGCTGAATACCTATAACGATATAATTATGAGCCTTTGTTAAAACCAAAAACGTACAAAAGGCATCCAAGCTTCAGCATAAATACTTTTGTCTCTATCATACAATACGTCATATCTAATTCCAATCGTCACATTTCTACTCGTGTATCCTGCCCCTAAGAATAAAGCTGGATACCAATAATTGTCATCTACATTACTTACAAATCTTTCGTCAAAATTTCGATTGACGTTCAATTGTTCAAACTCTGCAGAGATCTGTAATTCTCGATAAGGGTTAATTAAACCAAGAACACTTCCTCCTAAAACAGTAGATTTAAAAAACTCTTTTTGAGAACTATAAGAAAAATTAAGACCAACTCCTGTTGCTACGTAGGGATTGAATCTGTAAATGGCATTTGGGGAAATTGCTCCACTGAAAAAGCCATCTCCAAAGCTTAGACCAATACCTCCACCGAATTGCACATTTTTCCAAAAAGTATTGTTATCTGATTGATTTTGTGAATATGATAATGTGATAAAAAAACAAATTAAAATGCTAGAGATCATAGTTTTTTTAATCTTAATTAAATTAATAGTTGTCATAATAAGAATTGTTATTTTCTAATTGAACTCATCTTGATTTTTTGTGTTTAACCGAAAATGAGAAATAAATTTGATCAGATGAAACTATTTTTGAAAGTCATAGCATAGCTAAGCTTAATAAAATAGCTGAAATATGAGTAAATTTAATCCATTTTTTAGGGAATAGAAAAAGTCAAGATAAGTTCAGTGTTATAAATATAATAAAACGACATCTATATTTAGCAAAAGTTGTATTTTTGACTAAATTATGTTGAAACGACAACGTCTCAAAAAGTATAATGGATAAATATTCCTTTCTCAACGCAGCACATACAGCATACTTTGCTGATTTATACGACCAATACCTCAAAAACCCAGATTCTGTAGAGCCTAGTTGGCGTGCCTTTTTTCAAGGTTACGATTTTGGATCAGAAAATTATGGTTTAGACGGTGAAATTGTTGAAGGTGTTTCTGCACAGATACCAGAACAGGTTCAAAAAGAATTTCAGGTTTTAAAACTTATTGATGGTTACAGAAGTAGAGGGCATTTGTTTACAAAAACAAATCCAGTAAGGGCACGGCGTAAATATGCGCCGACTTTAGAAATCGAAAACTTCGGACTTTCAAAAAATGATTTGCAAACTGTTTTCTCAGCCGGTGAAGTTCTTGGTTTGGGTTCTTCAGCTACTTTGCAAAATATCATAGACCATTTAGAAAAAATATATTGCGAGTCTATTGGTATAGAGTACATGTACATTAGACAGCCTGAAGAAATTGATTGGATTCAAAACAAACTTAATGTCAATGACAATCATGCGAATTTTACTAACGAGGGAAAGAAAAAAATCTTAAGAAAATTAAATGAAGCGGTTTCTTTCGAAAACTTTTTACATACCAAATATGTAGGTCAAAAACGATTTTCTCTTGAAGGAGGAGAGGCGTTGATTCCTGCTTTAGATGCTTTGATTGAAAATGCTGCAGAACATGGTGTGAAAGAATTTGTCATGGGAATGGCACATCGTGGTCGACTTAGTACATTGACTAACATCTTTGGCAAGTCAGCAAAAGATATTTTTAGCGAATTTGATGGTAAGGATTATGAGCAAGAAGTATTTGATGGTGATGTAAAATACCATTTAGGTTGGACCAGCGATCGTGTAACTGACAATGGTAAAAAAATAAATATAAATATCGCTCCAAATCCTTCGCATTTAGAAACAGTTGGTGCCGTTGTAGAAGGTATTACAAGAGCGAAGCAAGACGATAAATATCCAGATAATCCATCGCAAGTATTGCCTATTGTTGTGCATGGCGATGCAGCTATTGCAGGCCAGGGAATAGTTTATGAAGTTGTACAAATGGCAAAATTGGAGGGTTATAAAACTAATGGAACAATTCATATTGTAGTGAATAATCAAATTGGTTTTACCACTAATTATCTAGATGCACGTTCTAGTACATATTGCACCGATGTTGGTAAAGTCACATTATCTCCCGTTTTGCATGTAAATGCAGACGATGCCGAAGCCGTAGTGCATGCTACGTTATTCGCATTGCATTTTAGAATGAAATTTAAGCGCGATGTGTTTATTGATATGCTAGGCTATAGAAAATATGGGCATAATGAAGGGGATGAGCCTAAATTTACGCAACCGTTGTTGTACAAAGCTATTGCAAAACATAGTAACCCAAGGGATATTTATGCAGAGCGCTTATTGAAAGAAGGCGTTATTGATAAAGGTTTTGTCTCTAAAATTGAAAAAGAATACAAGGATAAACTTGAAGAAAAACTTGAGGATTCACGTAAGGTAGAGAAAACGGAAATCACACCATTTATGCAAAATGAATGGGTGAACTTTAAGACGGCAGAAGAGGATAAAATGATGAAGCCTGTCGACACAACTTATCCTAAAGCTAAGCTGGAAAAAATCACAAAGGCCATTTCCAATCTTCCAGAGGACAAAAAATTTATAAGAAAGATTCAACGTTTAGTGGAGTCGAGGCAGACGATGTTTGATGAAGATAAATTGGATTGGGCCATGGCAGAGCATTTGGCTTATGGTTCAATTTTATTAGAAGGAAATGACGTTCGTATGTCTGGACAAGATGTTGAAAGAGGTACCTTTTCGCATCGTCATGGCGTTGTAAAGGTTGAGGATAGCGAGGAAGAAATTGTGCTTCATAATCATATAAGTGATAAACAAGGTCGATTTTTTATTTATAATTCTTTACTGTCAGAATATGGTGTTGTAGGATTTGATTACGGTTATGCCATGGCAAGCCCAATAACATTGACCATTTGGGAAGCACAGTTTGGTGATTTCAGTAATGGTGCGCAAATCATGTTGGATCAATATATTTCTGCGGCGGAAGATAAATGGAAGCTTCAGAATGGACTGGTCATGTTGTTGCCCCATGGCTATGAAGGCCAAGGCGCAGAACACTCTTCGGCACGTATGGAACGTTATTTACAACTCTGTGCAAAAGACAATATGTTTGTTGCTGACTGTACAACACCAGCTAACATGTTCCATTTATTGAGACGACAAATGAAAGCCGATTACAGAAAACCGTTAATTGTATTCACGCCAAAGAGTTTGTTACGTCATCCAAAGGTGGTCTCAACGGTTGAAGAATTTGCAAATGGAAGTTTCCAAATGCTTATTGATGATGCCAATGCTAATGTAGATAAAGTGAAAACTTTAGTCTTTATGACCGGTAAGTTCTATTATGATTTATTGGAAGAGCAAGAAAAACTAGAAAGAGACGATGTGGCTTTGGTAAGAATAGAACAATTGTTTCCGTTACCAGCAGAAGATATTAGAGCGGTTATCAAAAAATATAAAAATGCAGACGATATTGTTTGGGCTCAGGAAGAACCTAGAAATATGGGAGCTTACAGTTACTTGTTGCTAAATTTAGATGAAGCCAAACGATTTAGAGCTGCGAGCAGAAGGCCTTATGGTGCACCAGCAGCTGGTAGTTCGGTCCGTTCAAAAATGAGACATCAACAAGTTATAGATTACGTTTTTGATAAAACCAAAAACAACCAGAGATAAAAAGAATTAACACAACGCAAATTAGAGCTTAATAAAAAAACAAAGCATGATTTTAGAAATGAAAGTGCCTTCGCCAGGCGAGTCAATTACTGAGGTAGAAATAGCAGAATGGTTAGTGCAAGATGGTGATTACGTAGAGAAAGACCAAGCCATTGCAGAAGTAGATAGTGATAAAGCAACTTTAGAACTGCCTGCAGAAGCAAGTGGAACAATTACTTTGAAAGCGGAAGAAGGCGATGCTGTTGAAGTAGGCGCTATTGTATGCTTAATTGATACTAGCGCAGCAAAACCAGAAGGAGAAGGTGATGCTCCAGCCACTTACGAGGGCGGTGATGAAGGCGGAAATTCAGAAAACGTCGCGGATAACTTAAAGAAAGAACAAGAGCAGACGCCAAATACAGGTGAAAAAGCACCTAATCCTGCTGAGAAAACGTATGCTTCAGGTGCCGCAAGTCCTGCTGCGAAAAAGATTCTCGCTGAGAAAGATATGGATGCTTCTGCAATCAAAGGAACAGGCAAAGACGGTAGAATCACAAAAGATGATGCTGTAAAAGCTGTGCCATCCATGGGAACTCCAACTGGTGGCAACAGAGGCAGTACGAGTAGTAAAATGTCCATGTTGCGTCGTAAAGTAGCTGAACGTTTAGTTGAAGCTAAGAATACGACAGCTATGTTAACCACTTTTAATGAGGTTAATATGACACCTATTTTTGAATTACGTAAGCAATACAAAGAAGACTTTAAAGCTAAGCACGGCGTAAGTCTTGGATTTATGAGTTTCTTTTCTTTAGCTGTTGTGCGTGCATTAAAAATGTATCCGGCTGTGAATTCCATGATAAATGGAAAAAACATGCTGACGTACGATTTTGTAGATATCAGTATTGCCGTTTCTGGTCCAAAAGGATTAATGGTACCAGTCATTAGAAATGCAGAAAACCTATCGTTTAGAGGCATTGAATCTGAAGTAAAACGTTTGGCTATTAGAGCTAGAGAAGGACAGATTACTGTTGACGAAATGACTGGTGGTACGTTTACCATTACCAATGGAGGCGTATTTGGGAGTATGTTATCAACACCAATCATTAACCCACCACAAAGTGGTATTTTAGGAATGCATAATATTATTGAGCGACCGATAGCTGTAGATGGTAAAGTTGAAATCCACCCAATGATGTATGTGGCTTTGTCTTACGATCACAGAATTATTGACGGCAAAGAATCTGTTGGATTCTTAGTCGCTATAAAAGAAGCTTTGGAAAGTCCGGAAGAATTATTGATGGATAATAATGTAAAGAAAGCTTTAGAGATGTAAGTCTTTTCAATAAGAATATAAAACTGAAAAAGCGCAACTCCATTGAGTTGCGCTTTTTTTTCTCCTAACTAACAAGAGGTGAACTAACTAATAACTAAAATTAACTAAAAAAATTAACAGCGATATTTGCCGATATTACGATTATAGAACTAACAATTAATAATGCGATGAATAGTCTATCGTTCTTTGATGAGGTTTCGTTTTTCATGGTTTCCATAGCGTTGATGTTTTTTAAAAAGCACTGAACTATAAGTCAATTCAGAGCTTTATTGAATTGATTTTGAGGTTATACCTATTTAAACTTTGAATTACCACAATCAAACTCGTTCATTTTCCGTTCTATTTCCTTGTTCATTATTTCCGTAGCTCGGGCTATGAAAACAAATCACAGCGTCATAGAACAAAAAAGCAACTTCGTTTTCTATACAGGATTTCAAAATTCAAATAGGTATTTTATTAATAGCTGGTGTAAATTTCGTAATAAATGTAATGCCATACTATACGTAACTTTACGTATTTTTTGAGTTTTTTGACCTTATTTCATAAAAAAAGTCTCGGACAAGTGTCCGAGACTTAAATAATCCCCTAAGAACTAACTAATAGCTCGTTATTAACCCTTAATTAATAACAATGATTAATTGATAACAATTATATCACTGGTGTAAAGGTCTACATTAAAATAATATGATACTATACGTAACTTTACGTATTTTTTGATTTTTTTGGTTAAGAGTTTATGAATTCTGAATTTTCCTTGGCCCAAATAAGGAGACTGTTTTGTTTACTTTCTAATTTTAACTTCTTTATAATATTACTTTTGTGCTTCTCTACGGTTCTGGTAGATATAGAAAGTACCTCTGCTATTTCAACACCTGTTTTGTTATTTGAGATTAACTTTACAATGTTTTTTTCGTGACTAGTTAAGGTGTCAAAATGTTCAGGAAGCTCCTGCAATTCGATAAATTCTAATAAATCTGGACTAAAATAAGCCTTATTGGCTTGAACAGAAGCAATACAATTTTCAATTTCTTCTAAAGCGAATTCTTTTAAGATATAACCATAAACACCTAGAGCTTTGGCTTCATCATATGTTTTTTCGTCTTTTTCGAACGTTATCAAAACAATTTTGGTTGAAATCTTTGCTGCTTTACATTTGGATGCAATTTGTAGTCCA
Protein-coding sequences here:
- the nosZ gene encoding Sec-dependent nitrous-oxide reductase: MKNILKSTLAIVAVFAAFTSCNNSGKSNGKSGALSSNIAEKVYVAPGEHDSHYAFISGGYSGNLTVYGLPSGRMFKEIPVFSQFPTSGYGYSEETKPMLNTSHGFIPWGDSHHPDISQTNGEIDGRFIFINENNTPRIAKIDLKTFETTEIIEVPNSAGNHSSSFVTENTEYVVAGTRFSVPIPQRDMAIKDYKGNFQGALSFISVAPETGNMDIKFQVLMPGFNYDLSHPGRGKSHGWFFFTTYNTEEASTLLEVNASQNDKDFIAAVNWKKIEEYVNNGGGTMMPADYAHNVYDEHTHTATSTMKKEVRVVNPSEVPGAVYFLPTPKSPHGCDVDPSGEYIVGNGKLSANLTVHSFTKMLAAIEGKKFDGEAYGIPILKFEDVLAGSVEQPGLGPLHTEFDAEGNAYTTFFISSEVVKWKLGTWEVIDRKPTYYSVGHLTIPGGNSRKPQGKYMFAMNKITKDRYLPTGPEMEHSAQLYDISGDKMELLLDFPTHGEPHYAAAMEADLVKERSQKIYNLEDNKHPYAAFSDADAKVVRKGNEVHIYMTTIRSHFTPDNIEGVKLGDKVYFHVTNLEQDFDVPHGFAVLGQNTSELLIMPGQTKTSVWEPTKVGVWPFYCTDFCSALHQEMQGYIRVSPANSNTPLKWSMGEDIE
- a CDS encoding fasciclin domain-containing protein codes for the protein MKLIKNLFLFFAIAVFFCSCKDENKNATTTTDVKTETESTERTGQAFIEGDESTTVLSIAIGSIDHTTLVAAVQAAQLENALVNAGPLMVFAPTNEAFAALPEGTVENLLKPENKDALANILKYHVTPGNYSQDFLKKFKKLGQANNGYVKVEVVDGEPMIGGAKILASINAGNGIVHVIDKVLLPPTE
- a CDS encoding c-type cytochrome, with translation MRKSLKLLSIIAIATLVSCGGNDKKNEDSPYGKKEPVKTEKKIPASQRVALSNKGVGPVTSLTLPANIDQDMAANGLEIYNKMCTACHKADKKFIGPAPTGILERRTPEWVMNMILNPEVMVKEDPLAKDLLMEFNGAPMANQGLSEEDARAVLEYFRTLK
- a CDS encoding alpha-ketoglutarate decarboxylase — protein: MTTINLIKIKKTMISSILICFFITLSYSQNQSDNNTFWKNVQFGGGIGLSFGDGFFSGAISPNAIYRFNPYVATGVGLNFSYSSQKEFFKSTVLGGSVLGLINPYRELQISAEFEQLNVNRNFDERFVSNVDDNYWYPALFLGAGYTSRNVTIGIRYDVLYDRDKSIYAEAWMPFVRFWF
- a CDS encoding 2-oxoglutarate dehydrogenase E1 component — translated: MDKYSFLNAAHTAYFADLYDQYLKNPDSVEPSWRAFFQGYDFGSENYGLDGEIVEGVSAQIPEQVQKEFQVLKLIDGYRSRGHLFTKTNPVRARRKYAPTLEIENFGLSKNDLQTVFSAGEVLGLGSSATLQNIIDHLEKIYCESIGIEYMYIRQPEEIDWIQNKLNVNDNHANFTNEGKKKILRKLNEAVSFENFLHTKYVGQKRFSLEGGEALIPALDALIENAAEHGVKEFVMGMAHRGRLSTLTNIFGKSAKDIFSEFDGKDYEQEVFDGDVKYHLGWTSDRVTDNGKKININIAPNPSHLETVGAVVEGITRAKQDDKYPDNPSQVLPIVVHGDAAIAGQGIVYEVVQMAKLEGYKTNGTIHIVVNNQIGFTTNYLDARSSTYCTDVGKVTLSPVLHVNADDAEAVVHATLFALHFRMKFKRDVFIDMLGYRKYGHNEGDEPKFTQPLLYKAIAKHSNPRDIYAERLLKEGVIDKGFVSKIEKEYKDKLEEKLEDSRKVEKTEITPFMQNEWVNFKTAEEDKMMKPVDTTYPKAKLEKITKAISNLPEDKKFIRKIQRLVESRQTMFDEDKLDWAMAEHLAYGSILLEGNDVRMSGQDVERGTFSHRHGVVKVEDSEEEIVLHNHISDKQGRFFIYNSLLSEYGVVGFDYGYAMASPITLTIWEAQFGDFSNGAQIMLDQYISAAEDKWKLQNGLVMLLPHGYEGQGAEHSSARMERYLQLCAKDNMFVADCTTPANMFHLLRRQMKADYRKPLIVFTPKSLLRHPKVVSTVEEFANGSFQMLIDDANANVDKVKTLVFMTGKFYYDLLEEQEKLERDDVALVRIEQLFPLPAEDIRAVIKKYKNADDIVWAQEEPRNMGAYSYLLLNLDEAKRFRAASRRPYGAPAAGSSVRSKMRHQQVIDYVFDKTKNNQR
- the odhB gene encoding 2-oxoglutarate dehydrogenase complex dihydrolipoyllysine-residue succinyltransferase → MILEMKVPSPGESITEVEIAEWLVQDGDYVEKDQAIAEVDSDKATLELPAEASGTITLKAEEGDAVEVGAIVCLIDTSAAKPEGEGDAPATYEGGDEGGNSENVADNLKKEQEQTPNTGEKAPNPAEKTYASGAASPAAKKILAEKDMDASAIKGTGKDGRITKDDAVKAVPSMGTPTGGNRGSTSSKMSMLRRKVAERLVEAKNTTAMLTTFNEVNMTPIFELRKQYKEDFKAKHGVSLGFMSFFSLAVVRALKMYPAVNSMINGKNMLTYDFVDISIAVSGPKGLMVPVIRNAENLSFRGIESEVKRLAIRAREGQITVDEMTGGTFTITNGGVFGSMLSTPIINPPQSGILGMHNIIERPIAVDGKVEIHPMMYVALSYDHRIIDGKESVGFLVAIKEALESPEELLMDNNVKKALEM
- a CDS encoding response regulator, which encodes MNPTIIIADDHPLVLKGLQDFLIEKDFNILASAKNGKEALALIKAHTPDIAILDIKMPFLSGLQIASKCKAAKISTKIVLITFEKDEKTYDEAKALGVYGYILKEFALEEIENCIASVQANKAYFSPDLLEFIELQELPEHFDTLTSHEKNIVKLISNNKTGVEIAEVLSISTRTVEKHKSNIIKKLKLESKQNSLLIWAKENSEFINS